The sequence below is a genomic window from Candidatus Omnitrophota bacterium.
TGTTTCGGAAACTGCAGCACTTGGGCGCACTGGAAATAGTGCCCGCTATGCAGCCCGGAAGAGAGCTCGAAATGCCCTCGCTGAAGGGCATTGCTCCGGCGGAACATCTCTAAGAGTTGGTCGCGCGTTAACATGCGTTCTCCTCCATGGCTTGCAGTAGCTGCACCGCAGCGCGCCGCGGATTCGCCGCGCCGGTGATCGGCCGGCCGACAATGAGCCAATCGGCTCCGGCGGCTAAGGCCTCCGACGGCGACATGACCCGCTGCTGATCGCCGCGTGACGCTGAGCGTGGACGGATGCCCGGACAGGCGATTTTCAACCGTCGGCCGAATCGGGCGCGCAACAACGCGGCCTCCTGGGCTGACGCGACGACCCCATCGCAGCCCGCCGCGACCGCGGTCGCGGCGAGGCGCATGACGCGCCGTTTGATCGAGGAAGACGTGCTGCGGCGAACACTGGTGAGCACCGTAACACCCAAGAGCTGTGGCCGCGCGATCCGCCGTCGGCGGGCCTCCGCATGGATGCCGCGCACCGCCGCGCTCAACATCGCGGGATCGCCGCTGGCGTGGATCGTGATCAGGCGCGCCCGGTGGCGCACCGCGGCCCGGCAACTGAGCTCGACCGTCGAGGGAATATCAAAAAATTTCAGGTCCAGCATCACCTCAAATCCCAGCCGGCGCAACCGGACGATGGCTTGCGGCCCTTCAGCCGTAAACAGCGCGCTCCCCACTTTGACGGTCGTGATCACGCCGCGCAACTGCCGTGCCAGCGCGAGCGCTTCCCGCAGCGTCGTGACATCGAGGGCGATAATCAGCTTTTCAGACATCACAGCACGGCGACCCACGACACATG
It includes:
- the pyrF gene encoding orotidine-5'-phosphate decarboxylase, encoding MSEKLIIALDVTTLREALALARQLRGVITTVKVGSALFTAEGPQAIVRLRRLGFEVMLDLKFFDIPSTVELSCRAAVRHRARLITIHASGDPAMLSAAVRGIHAEARRRRIARPQLLGVTVLTSVRRSTSSSIKRRVMRLAATAVAAGCDGVVASAQEAALLRARFGRRLKIACPGIRPRSASRGDQQRVMSPSEALAAGADWLIVGRPITGAANPRRAAVQLLQAMEENAC